Proteins from one Nilaparvata lugens isolate BPH chromosome 10, ASM1435652v1, whole genome shotgun sequence genomic window:
- the LOC120353422 gene encoding uncharacterized protein LOC120353422, which yields MICSECKCEVPDRDVLLCSRCRIEHHFVCQNIKDSNFRKMSAETKSKWCCSKCKLVNTGTCSSTVAGLSTTDKQSQLDSDGKSSSASLSLSLTKADLEAIGRIVREMIQAELSPIKQEFSAIKESIEFISNEFDHFKSELSTFKNKVEELKKENTTLKCDNNKLKSQLDSIHEYTRRDNLIITGIPETANESVYEIFNSVSTAISSPLTSKDLSTAHRLPTRIKGKNSIKPIVVKFVRRQDKETWLADFRKMSSMDKTSYGIATKSINKSLPDGNVLAHQHLPPQILEQLKQVREVASEKGYKFVWSREGKIFVRKDTNQAAIVIHRKEDLNSL from the coding sequence ATGATTTGCAGTGAATGTAAATGTGAAGTGCCTGATCGCGATGTGTTATTGTGCTCTCGTTGTAGGATTGAGCATCATTTCGTGTGTCAAAATATAAAAGAttcaaattttcgaaaaatgtcgGCCGAAACAAAATCGAAATGGTGTTGTTCAAAGTGTAAATTAGTCAACACCGGTACATGCTCGTCAACGGTGGCTGGCTTATCAACCACTGATAAGCAATCTCAGTTGGATTCGGACGGTAAGAGTAGCAGTGCTTCACTTTCGCTATCACTGACTAAAGCTGACCTTGAAGCTATTGGTCGAATTGTCAGAGAAATGATTCAAGCGGAGCTATCGCCAATCAAGCAAGAGTTCAGTGCAATAAAGGAATCAATTGAATTCATTTCTAACGAGTTTGATCATTTTAAGAGTGAACTTTCTACTTTTAAAAATAAGGTTGAGGAACTCAAAAAGGAAAATACTACATTGAAATgtgacaataataaattaaaatcacAATTGGACTCAATTCATGAATATACACGTAGGGACAATTTGATTATTACTGGAATTCCAGAAACAGCTAATGAGTCGGTTTACGAAATTTTCAACAGTGTATCAACTGCAATTAGTAGCCCACTAACATCAAAAGACTTAAGTACAGCACACAGACTTCCTACTAGAATTAAAGGCAAGAATAGCATCAAACCGATAGTTGTGAAATTTGTGCGAAGGCAGGACAAAGAGACTTGGTTAGCTGATTTCAGAAAAATGTCATCCATGGACAAAACTAGTTACGGTATAGCGACAAAATCTATAAATAAGTCCCTCCCTGATGGCAATGTATTGGCTCACCAACACTTGCCTCCTCAAATCCTTGAACAACTCAAACAGGTACGAGAGGTCGCCTCTGAAAAGGGGTACAAGTTCGTGTGGTCGAGAGAGGGGAAGATATTTGTTCGCAAAGATACTAACCAGGCGGCAATTGTGATACATCGCAAGGAGGACTTAAACTCTCTGTAG